In a genomic window of Pelotomaculum thermopropionicum SI:
- a CDS encoding predicted membrane-associated Zn-dependent protease 1 produces the protein MRGRVRRLFCGFMVFLSCVMTWQAKEISLLPDRQYVFAGEPLKINFPALVERSLRIQVCNEEPAQGLKPEMFLPAGGAGPVKVRLSLLGVIPVKDITVSVLPQVKVIPGGQSIGVLLHSQGVIVMGRSDILNQTGRFVNPAADAGIKEGDIILKINGEAVRAEDQVRELVAQAGAEGRELALEVKRGEKTFQVRVKPVFCKETLRYRMGLLIRDSTAGIGTLTFYDPEKMIYGALGHVITDLKTNQPVDLSGGKVTGASVQSIHRGKRGQPGEKIGMFTGDTDISGTIAKNTKMGIFGRLQKPLENQIFQEPIPVAPAVQVREGEAEILTVLNGEKVERFTIEIVKVNLQARQNGKGLVIKITDPRLLEQTGGIIQGMSGSPIIQDNRLVGAVTHVFVNDPTRGYGVPAEWMLQEADMLPEASEGQRLAS, from the coding sequence TTGAGGGGTAGGGTACGCAGATTATTTTGCGGCTTCATGGTATTTTTATCTTGTGTAATGACCTGGCAGGCTAAGGAAATTTCGCTGCTGCCGGACAGACAATACGTTTTTGCAGGCGAACCGTTAAAAATAAATTTTCCTGCTTTAGTTGAGAGAAGCCTGAGGATTCAGGTCTGCAATGAAGAACCGGCACAGGGCTTAAAGCCGGAGATGTTCCTGCCGGCTGGCGGAGCGGGACCGGTTAAAGTAAGGCTGAGCCTGCTGGGAGTTATTCCGGTTAAAGACATAACCGTCAGCGTATTGCCTCAGGTAAAGGTTATACCGGGCGGGCAGTCCATAGGGGTGCTTCTGCATTCCCAGGGCGTAATTGTAATGGGACGTTCCGATATTTTGAATCAAACCGGCCGCTTTGTTAACCCTGCCGCCGACGCAGGGATAAAGGAAGGTGACATAATTTTAAAAATAAACGGCGAAGCGGTAAGAGCCGAAGACCAGGTAAGGGAACTGGTAGCGCAGGCCGGGGCGGAGGGGCGGGAGCTTGCCCTTGAAGTAAAGCGCGGCGAAAAAACGTTTCAGGTAAGAGTCAAACCCGTATTTTGCAAGGAAACCCTGCGTTACCGGATGGGCCTTTTAATCAGGGACAGTACGGCAGGCATCGGAACACTTACCTTTTACGATCCGGAAAAAATGATTTACGGGGCTTTAGGGCATGTCATAACGGATTTAAAAACAAACCAGCCCGTAGACCTGTCCGGCGGCAAAGTTACCGGGGCCAGCGTGCAGAGCATTCACCGGGGAAAGCGCGGTCAGCCGGGGGAAAAAATAGGAATGTTTACGGGTGACACGGATATTAGCGGGACGATTGCGAAAAATACGAAGATGGGCATTTTTGGCCGTCTTCAGAAGCCGCTGGAAAACCAGATTTTTCAAGAGCCTATACCGGTTGCCCCGGCCGTCCAGGTTCGCGAGGGAGAGGCAGAAATTCTTACCGTCCTGAATGGTGAGAAGGTGGAAAGGTTTACCATTGAAATCGTAAAAGTTAACCTGCAGGCCAGGCAAAACGGAAAAGGGCTGGTTATAAAAATTACCGATCCGCGGCTGCTTGAACAAACGGGCGGCATTATTCAGGGGATGAGCGGCAGCCCGATTATCCAGGACAACAGGTTGGTAGGTGCCGTTACTCACGTTTTTGTAAATGATCCAACGAGAGGTTACGGGGTTCCTGCCGAGTGGATGCTCCAGGAGGCAGACATGCTGCCAGAAGCGTCGGAAGGGCAAAGACTGGCAAGCTGA
- the CitB gene encoding response regulator (containing a CheY-like receiver domain and an HTH DNA-binding domain), giving the protein MAKKGVRLLIADDNREFCELLKEFINQQEDFNLVGVAYNGLEAIQMIKDNNPDVVVLDIIMPHLDGIGVLEKLVTGNSGSRPKIIMLTAFGQESVTQKAVELGADYYILKPFDFNVLATRIRQLAEGVNVSQYITPVKPKNLDVAVTNIIHEMGVPAHIKGYHYLRDAILMVINEVNLLGAVTKELYPMIAQKFQTTPSRVERAIRHAIELAWDRGNVEMMTKFFGYTINLERGKPTNSEFIAMVADKLRIEAKVS; this is encoded by the coding sequence ATGGCAAAGAAGGGTGTCAGGCTATTAATTGCAGATGATAACAGAGAATTCTGCGAATTGCTGAAAGAATTTATCAACCAGCAGGAGGATTTTAACCTTGTAGGCGTAGCCTATAACGGCCTGGAAGCTATTCAGATGATTAAAGACAATAACCCCGATGTGGTGGTTCTGGATATTATTATGCCCCACCTGGACGGAATAGGGGTTTTGGAAAAGCTCGTTACGGGCAACTCCGGCAGCAGGCCGAAAATCATCATGCTGACCGCCTTCGGTCAGGAAAGCGTAACGCAAAAAGCCGTTGAACTGGGTGCCGATTATTACATATTAAAGCCCTTCGATTTTAATGTGCTGGCCACCAGGATCCGTCAGTTGGCAGAAGGGGTTAACGTGTCCCAGTACATCACCCCGGTCAAGCCGAAGAACCTTGACGTGGCCGTAACCAATATCATCCACGAAATGGGGGTACCCGCGCACATTAAAGGCTATCACTACTTGAGAGATGCCATATTAATGGTAATTAACGAGGTTAACCTGCTTGGTGCGGTCACAAAAGAGCTTTATCCGATGATTGCCCAGAAGTTCCAGACCACCCCGAGCCGCGTGGAAAGGGCCATCAGGCATGCCATCGAGCTGGCCTGGGACCGCGGAAACGTGGAAATGATGACAAAGTTTTTCGGGTACACCATCAACCTGGAGCGGGGTAAACCCACCAACAGCGAATTCATAGCCATGGTTGCCGACAAGCTGAGGATTGAGGCCAAGGTAAGCTAA
- a CDS encoding ferredoxin: MAKITFREERCKGCGLCTAACPRNLVVMAGHINEMGYHPAAVPEQEKCTGCALCALVCPDLVIEVEREEKAF; encoded by the coding sequence TTGGCCAAAATAACATTCCGGGAAGAGCGCTGCAAAGGATGCGGGCTTTGTACAGCGGCCTGTCCCAGAAACCTGGTCGTTATGGCCGGGCACATCAACGAAATGGGCTACCACCCGGCTGCTGTACCGGAACAGGAAAAATGCACGGGCTGCGCCCTGTGCGCGCTGGTTTGCCCCGACCTGGTCATTGAAGTGGAAAGGGAGGAGAAGGCGTTTTGA
- the PorA gene encoding pyruvate:ferredoxin oxidoreductase and related 2-oxoacid:ferredoxin oxidoreductases, alpha subunit produces the protein MSRMLMKGNEAIGEGAIRAGCRYFFGYPITPQSELTHYLARRLPEVGGLYLQAESEVASINMVYGAAGAGARVMTSSSGPGISLMQEGLSYLAGAELPCVVVNMMRGGPGLGNIAPSQADYFQATKGGGHGDYHLIVLAPNSVQELYDIVKKAFELADRYRNPVMVMADGIMAQMMEPVELDDRYEVEIPPKPWATTGRAFHEGKNLINSCYVVPEEMEELNLRLLKKYNEIRQKEQACDSFLLEDAEIVLVAFGTASRISRAVVEKARALGIPAGLIRPVTLWPFPSDFVSRAAERVKCFLTVEMNMGQMVEDVRLAVQGRAPVFHYGRLGGMVPVVRDVLEEVKKLYSGSESS, from the coding sequence TTGAGCAGGATGCTGATGAAGGGAAATGAAGCCATCGGCGAGGGCGCCATCCGCGCCGGGTGCCGCTATTTTTTTGGTTATCCTATTACACCTCAGAGTGAGCTTACCCACTACCTGGCCAGACGGCTGCCTGAGGTGGGGGGGCTGTACCTGCAGGCTGAAAGCGAGGTAGCTTCCATCAACATGGTTTACGGTGCCGCCGGCGCCGGAGCGAGGGTGATGACCTCTTCCTCGGGCCCCGGGATCAGCCTTATGCAGGAAGGACTGTCCTATCTGGCCGGGGCCGAACTGCCCTGCGTGGTTGTTAATATGATGCGGGGCGGGCCGGGCCTGGGTAACATAGCCCCTTCCCAGGCCGATTACTTTCAGGCCACCAAAGGCGGCGGGCACGGCGACTACCATTTGATAGTCCTGGCGCCGAATTCGGTGCAGGAACTTTATGATATAGTGAAAAAGGCTTTTGAACTTGCCGACAGGTACCGCAACCCGGTAATGGTTATGGCCGACGGCATAATGGCTCAGATGATGGAACCGGTAGAGCTGGACGACCGGTATGAGGTTGAAATTCCGCCAAAACCCTGGGCTACTACCGGCAGGGCGTTTCACGAAGGCAAGAATCTTATTAACTCCTGCTACGTGGTTCCGGAGGAGATGGAAGAGTTAAATTTAAGGCTTCTCAAAAAGTACAACGAAATCCGCCAAAAAGAGCAGGCTTGTGATAGCTTCTTGCTGGAAGATGCAGAAATAGTCCTGGTTGCGTTCGGGACGGCCTCGCGAATCAGCCGGGCGGTGGTGGAGAAGGCCCGCGCCCTGGGCATTCCGGCCGGGCTGATCAGGCCGGTAACTTTGTGGCCCTTTCCGTCTGATTTTGTCAGCAGGGCGGCAGAAAGAGTCAAATGCTTCCTGACGGTGGAAATGAACATGGGCCAGATGGTGGAAGACGTAAGGCTTGCGGTGCAGGGAAGGGCTCCCGTTTTTCATTACGGGCGCCTGGGCGGAATGGTGCCCGTAGTCAGGGATGTCCTTGAAGAAGTAAAGAAATTGTACAGCGGGAGTGAGTCCAGTTGA
- the PorB gene encoding pyruvate:ferredoxin oxidoreductase and related 2-oxoacid:ferredoxin oxidoreductases, beta subunit: MKKVFSRPKSLKDMPFHYCPGCTHGIAHRLVCEVIDELDIQGVAVGVGSVGCSVFTMNYFDIDMLQGAHGRAPAVATGIKRVLPDRVVFTYQGDGDLAAIGTGEFIHAATRGEKITVIYINNAVYGMTGGQMAPTTLMGQRTKTTPGGRDKDINGFPIKVCEILVPLEGSAYVARVSLHNPKSIIQAKKAIKKAFTVQIKGLGFSLVEVLSTCPTNWSLTPLEAVKWLEENMIPYYPLGEFKTPAEVV; this comes from the coding sequence TTGAAAAAAGTTTTTTCCAGGCCGAAATCTTTAAAAGACATGCCGTTTCATTACTGCCCGGGCTGCACTCACGGCATTGCCCACCGTCTGGTCTGCGAGGTCATTGACGAACTGGACATCCAGGGGGTGGCGGTTGGCGTCGGGTCGGTCGGCTGCTCGGTTTTTACCATGAATTACTTTGATATCGATATGCTTCAGGGGGCACACGGGCGGGCGCCTGCCGTGGCAACAGGAATAAAGAGGGTGCTGCCGGACCGGGTGGTGTTCACCTACCAGGGGGACGGCGATCTGGCCGCCATCGGCACCGGCGAATTCATCCACGCGGCTACCAGAGGGGAAAAAATAACCGTGATCTACATCAATAATGCCGTTTATGGCATGACCGGCGGGCAGATGGCCCCCACCACTTTGATGGGGCAGCGCACCAAAACCACTCCCGGCGGCCGGGACAAAGATATCAACGGTTTTCCCATCAAGGTTTGCGAGATACTTGTGCCGCTTGAAGGCAGCGCTTATGTGGCCAGGGTCTCCCTGCATAATCCGAAGTCCATCATTCAGGCTAAAAAGGCCATTAAAAAAGCCTTTACGGTTCAAATCAAAGGCCTGGGGTTTTCGCTGGTGGAGGTGCTGTCCACCTGCCCGACCAACTGGAGCCTTACCCCTCTGGAAGCGGTAAAGTGGCTGGAGGAGAATATGATTCCGTATTATCCCCTGGGTGAATTCAAGACGCCTGCGGAGGTGGTTTAA
- the PorG gene encoding pyruvate:ferredoxin oxidoreductase and related 2-oxoacid:ferredoxin oxidoreductases, gamma subunit: protein MLEEIYIAGFGGQGALSTGQLLAHAGLKEGRNVSYVPFYGVEKRGGVANCGVTISDREISCPIVTEPTVLIAMNSPSLERFESTVVPGGLIITNSSLVDVQVKRDDVRVVQVRANEEAESLGDAMVANNIILGVLLELTGVVSIKAVEESLKEVLPARHHVKIPLNVKALERGAELAREYKKSGLG, encoded by the coding sequence ATGCTGGAGGAAATTTATATTGCCGGTTTTGGCGGCCAGGGGGCCCTTTCTACCGGGCAATTGCTTGCCCACGCCGGTTTAAAGGAAGGAAGGAATGTTTCATACGTTCCTTTTTACGGAGTGGAAAAGCGCGGCGGGGTGGCCAACTGCGGTGTAACCATTTCCGACCGGGAAATAAGCTGCCCGATTGTTACCGAGCCCACCGTTCTGATAGCCATGAACAGCCCCTCCCTGGAAAGATTTGAAAGTACAGTGGTCCCCGGCGGCCTGATCATTACCAACAGTTCTCTTGTTGATGTGCAGGTTAAAAGAGATGACGTCAGGGTGGTTCAGGTTAGAGCCAATGAGGAGGCGGAAAGCCTGGGGGATGCCATGGTGGCCAATAACATAATTTTGGGCGTCCTGCTGGAACTGACCGGCGTCGTTTCCATAAAGGCGGTAGAGGAGTCTTTAAAAGAGGTGCTGCCGGCACGCCACCACGTTAAAATACCTTTAAACGTAAAGGCGCTGGAAAGAGGGGCGGAACTGGCCAGGGAGTATAAAAAGTCCGGCCTGGGATAA
- the PepD gene encoding di- and tripeptidases encodes MAVFTGQQAYDRGDAVVVNSGRIVEEFLELVQVDSVSGRERKMADLLKEKLARLGLEVREDAAGQAVGSDTGNIIGRLPGCGRGPALLLCAHMDTVEPGLGVRPRLEDGVIRSSGDTVLGADDKAGIAAILEVLRVVREQRFEHGGLEVVFTIWEEGGLYGAKNLDYSLITAKTGFVLDSDGPPGTIITRAPSQDRIFAVIRGRAAHAGINPEDGINAIQVASHAIARMKLGRIDRETTANIGVISGGKASNIVPDTAAIEGESRSLDAAKREAQTEHMCRAIREAAGNFGARAEITTETVYHEFSLAEESLPVRMAVAAARRIGLTPRLEKTGGGSDANILNSKGIAAAVLGIGMKKVHTTGEYITVADLVENARYLLEIIRTAQFAGY; translated from the coding sequence ATGGCCGTTTTTACCGGTCAACAGGCTTATGACAGGGGTGATGCGGTTGTGGTCAATTCTGGCCGTATAGTGGAGGAATTTCTGGAACTGGTACAGGTGGACAGTGTTTCCGGCAGGGAGCGGAAAATGGCGGACCTGCTAAAAGAAAAACTCGCCCGCCTTGGCCTGGAGGTAAGGGAGGACGCTGCAGGACAGGCGGTCGGCTCCGATACCGGGAACATCATCGGGCGCTTGCCCGGCTGCGGCAGAGGGCCGGCACTCCTGCTCTGCGCCCACATGGACACCGTGGAGCCCGGCCTGGGAGTGAGGCCCAGGCTGGAGGACGGAGTTATCCGTTCTTCGGGCGATACCGTCCTGGGGGCGGACGACAAGGCCGGTATAGCGGCAATCCTGGAAGTTTTAAGGGTTGTCCGGGAGCAGCGTTTTGAGCACGGCGGTCTGGAAGTGGTTTTTACCATCTGGGAGGAAGGCGGCCTGTACGGTGCCAAAAATCTGGATTACAGCCTGATTACCGCTAAAACCGGCTTTGTGCTGGACAGCGACGGGCCGCCCGGTACGATTATAACCAGGGCTCCCTCCCAGGACAGGATTTTTGCCGTCATCCGGGGCAGGGCGGCTCATGCCGGCATAAACCCGGAGGACGGGATTAACGCCATCCAGGTAGCCTCGCACGCTATTGCCCGGATGAAGCTCGGCCGCATTGACCGCGAAACTACCGCCAACATCGGAGTTATCTCAGGCGGCAAGGCATCGAATATTGTTCCCGATACCGCGGCCATAGAAGGAGAGTCGAGAAGCCTCGACGCGGCAAAGCGGGAAGCCCAGACGGAGCACATGTGCCGTGCCATCAGGGAGGCGGCCGGAAATTTCGGTGCACGTGCTGAAATTACAACCGAAACAGTCTACCATGAGTTCAGCCTGGCGGAAGAATCGCTGCCTGTAAGAATGGCCGTTGCGGCCGCCCGCAGGATCGGCCTCACGCCCAGGCTTGAAAAGACAGGCGGCGGCAGCGACGCGAATATTTTGAACAGCAAGGGCATTGCCGCGGCGGTTTTGGGCATAGGCATGAAAAAGGTGCACACCACCGGGGAGTACATAACGGTGGCCGACCTGGTTGAAAACGCGCGCTACCTTCTGGAAATAATCAGGACGGCGCAATTTGCAGGTTATTAG
- the SpoIIM gene encoding Uncharacterized membrane protein, whose translation MRQVLNRLRGFFAASLRQSWHVYLAVLTVFVSGVAAGVYGVEKMGAEQMQELGGYVARFLQQAGLIEVDYQAVLKSALYNDLIVILAVYALGLTVIGIPVMLGIIFLRGFTLGFAVSFLAGQKNLQGIILVCAAVLPQNLLFVPALLMGGVASLSFAIILARRFFNSRVAVWPGFVAYSGLTVLIAACSACAGLVEVYFTPLAVKLAAGYFF comes from the coding sequence GTGAGGCAGGTGCTTAACCGGTTGCGCGGTTTTTTTGCCGCTTCCCTGCGGCAGAGCTGGCATGTTTACCTTGCCGTCCTGACGGTTTTTGTTTCCGGCGTGGCCGCCGGCGTTTACGGTGTTGAGAAAATGGGGGCCGAGCAGATGCAAGAGCTCGGCGGATACGTCGCGCGCTTTTTGCAGCAGGCCGGCCTGATCGAGGTGGATTACCAGGCCGTTTTAAAAAGCGCGCTTTACAACGATCTGATCGTCATCCTGGCCGTCTATGCATTGGGCTTAACCGTCATCGGCATCCCGGTAATGCTGGGAATAATTTTCCTGCGCGGTTTTACGCTGGGCTTTGCCGTCAGCTTCCTGGCCGGGCAAAAAAACCTTCAGGGAATAATCCTTGTCTGTGCGGCCGTTTTACCGCAAAATCTTTTATTTGTCCCGGCCCTGCTTATGGGCGGGGTGGCCTCCCTGTCTTTTGCCATAATTCTGGCGCGGCGCTTTTTCAACTCCAGGGTGGCGGTATGGCCTGGCTTTGTTGCCTACAGCGGCCTGACCGTTCTCATAGCCGCCTGTTCCGCCTGTGCAGGTCTGGTTGAGGTTTATTTTACGCCGCTGGCGGTGAAACTGGCGGCAGGCTATTTCTTTTAA
- the XerD gene encoding site-specific recombinase XerD, whose amino-acid sequence MEKLLEEFIYHLAVERGLSENTLVSYRADLAKFISFCAKAGLKSVEQAGRDTVMAYLFQLQLDGRSTATISRHLASIRAFYRFAVGEGILPADPSSDLETPKPAQKLPRVLSVEEVDLLMGQPGSGEPAGLRDKAMLELLYATGMRVSELVSLNLEHVNLENGFVRCLGKGSRERIIPVGDVAVRWLKEYLERARYKLSKPGRTDALFVNQHGRRLTRQGFWKIIKKYARKAKIKKVITPHTLRHSFATHLLENGADLRSVQEMLGHADISTTQIYTHLTRNRLRDVYNRTHPRA is encoded by the coding sequence ATGGAAAAACTGCTGGAAGAGTTTATCTATCACCTTGCGGTTGAACGCGGTCTTTCCGAGAACACCCTGGTGTCCTACCGGGCCGATCTGGCCAAATTCATTTCTTTTTGCGCAAAAGCCGGCCTTAAATCCGTAGAGCAGGCCGGCAGGGATACGGTTATGGCCTACCTTTTTCAGCTTCAGTTGGACGGGCGTTCCACGGCCACAATTTCCCGCCATCTGGCTTCAATCAGGGCGTTTTACCGTTTTGCGGTGGGAGAGGGCATCCTTCCGGCAGATCCTTCCTCGGATCTGGAGACACCGAAACCGGCCCAGAAGCTTCCCAGGGTTCTTTCGGTAGAAGAGGTGGATCTTTTAATGGGTCAGCCCGGGTCTGGTGAACCGGCGGGTTTAAGGGACAAAGCCATGCTTGAGCTCCTTTACGCCACCGGGATGAGAGTTTCAGAACTGGTCTCGCTGAACCTGGAGCATGTTAACCTTGAAAACGGCTTTGTCCGCTGCCTGGGCAAAGGCTCCAGGGAAAGAATCATTCCCGTGGGGGACGTGGCCGTCCGGTGGTTGAAGGAATATCTGGAACGGGCCAGGTATAAACTAAGCAAGCCGGGCAGAACCGACGCCTTGTTTGTCAACCAGCACGGGCGCAGGCTGACCAGGCAGGGGTTCTGGAAGATAATAAAAAAATACGCCCGCAAGGCAAAGATTAAAAAAGTAATTACTCCGCATACTTTAAGGCACTCCTTTGCCACCCACCTGCTGGAGAACGGGGCGGACCTGCGGTCGGTGCAGGAAATGCTCGGACATGCCGATATAAGCACCACCCAGATTTATACTCACCTGACCAGAAACAGGCTGAGAGATGTCTACAACCGCACTCATCCGAGGGCCTGA
- the DeoB gene encoding hosphopentomutase, with product MKVKRVNLFVLDSVGAGELPDADKYGDRGCNTLGNTARAVGGLRLPNLARLGLGNIIEIEGVPPAESPEASYGRMAERSAGKDTTTGHWELAGLILERPFPVYPDGFPPELIKSFEERIGRPVLGNKAASGTAIIEELGARHMETGYPIVYTSADSVFQVAAHEEIIPVEELYAICRIAREMLTGEHAVGRVIARPFTGRPGSFRRTERRHDFSLKPPGRTVLNLLAENGVTVTAVGKVEDIFAGEGITRSVPTRGNADGLDQALKLMQSDTAGLIFTNLVDFDMLYGHRNNARGYADALEELDRRLPELFRLLREDDVAIFTADHGCDPTTPGTDHTREYVPLLVYGAPVRSGINLGVRETFADVAATVAEIFGLEFAVGRSFWRQVSRVQEK from the coding sequence GTGAAAGTAAAACGGGTTAATTTGTTTGTTCTGGACAGCGTAGGGGCGGGAGAACTGCCGGATGCCGACAAGTACGGGGACAGGGGCTGCAACACCCTGGGCAACACGGCCAGGGCCGTCGGCGGCCTGCGCCTGCCCAACCTGGCGAGGCTAGGCCTGGGCAACATTATCGAGATCGAAGGGGTACCGCCGGCAGAAAGCCCTGAAGCTTCATACGGGCGCATGGCCGAACGGTCCGCCGGCAAGGATACCACCACCGGCCACTGGGAACTGGCCGGGCTGATCCTGGAGCGCCCCTTTCCCGTTTATCCCGATGGCTTTCCTCCCGAGCTTATAAAATCATTCGAGGAAAGAATCGGCCGGCCGGTGCTGGGCAACAAGGCGGCATCGGGCACCGCCATCATCGAGGAACTGGGGGCCAGGCACATGGAAACGGGCTACCCCATTGTCTACACGTCGGCCGACAGCGTCTTCCAGGTGGCCGCTCATGAAGAAATAATCCCGGTCGAGGAGCTTTATGCCATCTGCCGTATTGCCAGGGAAATGCTGACCGGGGAGCACGCCGTGGGCCGGGTCATTGCCAGGCCCTTTACCGGCAGGCCCGGCAGCTTCCGCCGGACGGAGCGGCGGCATGATTTTTCTCTTAAGCCTCCCGGCCGTACGGTCCTGAATTTGCTGGCGGAGAACGGCGTGACGGTGACGGCGGTGGGGAAGGTGGAAGACATCTTTGCCGGGGAGGGCATAACCCGCTCGGTCCCCACCCGGGGCAATGCGGACGGCCTGGATCAGGCCTTAAAACTGATGCAGTCAGATACCGCAGGGCTCATTTTTACCAACCTGGTCGACTTTGACATGCTTTACGGCCACCGCAACAACGCCCGGGGCTACGCCGACGCCCTGGAGGAACTGGACCGGAGGCTGCCGGAGCTTTTCCGGTTACTGCGGGAAGACGATGTGGCCATTTTTACCGCCGACCACGGCTGCGACCCCACCACGCCGGGGACCGACCACACCAGGGAGTACGTGCCCCTTCTGGTTTACGGCGCGCCGGTGCGGAGCGGAATTAATCTGGGGGTGAGGGAGACCTTTGCCGACGTGGCCGCCACCGTGGCGGAAATTTTCGGCCTGGAATTTGCTGTGGGCAGAAGCTTCTGGCGCCAGGTGAGCAGGGTACAAGAGAAATGA
- the DeoA gene encoding thymidine phosphorylase, which produces MRMYDIILKKRDGRELTDGEIKYFIEGYTSGDIPDYQAAALLMAVFFQGLNARETAGLTMAMSRSGDRADLSAIPGIKVDKHSTGGVGDKTTLVLVPLVAAAGVPVAKMSGRGLGHTGGTVDKLESIPGFRSMLELPELIDQVRRVGAVVVAQTGHLAPADKKLYALRDVTATVDSIPLIASSVMSKKIAAGADAIVLDVKAGKGAFMQRPEDAFGLARTMVEIGNQVGRRTVALVTGMDQPLGYAVGNALEVKEAIAALKGNGPADLLELCLSLGSVMLLLAGRAGNLEEGRNILAGLLESGRALDKFEEFIAAQGGDRRITENENLLPAAGIVESLPAPRPGCVQAVHAGRIGRAAMLLGAGRENKESQIDLSVGVVLNKKAGDRVQAGEPLAVLHASDARRLEAAREVVLQAYTIGEQKPEPQPLVYGMVPEKI; this is translated from the coding sequence ATGCGCATGTACGATATTATCCTGAAAAAAAGGGACGGCCGGGAACTGACGGACGGCGAGATAAAATACTTCATTGAAGGTTATACCTCCGGCGACATTCCCGACTACCAGGCCGCCGCCCTGTTGATGGCCGTATTCTTTCAGGGGCTGAATGCCAGGGAGACCGCCGGCCTGACCATGGCCATGAGCCGTTCCGGGGACCGGGCCGACCTTTCGGCCATACCGGGGATCAAGGTGGACAAGCACAGCACCGGGGGCGTGGGGGACAAGACCACCCTGGTGCTGGTGCCGCTGGTGGCCGCGGCAGGTGTGCCGGTGGCAAAGATGTCGGGCCGGGGGCTGGGCCATACCGGCGGGACGGTGGACAAACTGGAGTCCATACCCGGCTTCAGGTCAATGCTGGAGCTGCCCGAATTGATCGACCAGGTGCGCCGGGTGGGAGCCGTCGTGGTGGCCCAGACAGGACACCTGGCCCCGGCCGATAAGAAGCTTTACGCCCTGCGGGACGTAACCGCCACCGTGGACAGCATCCCCCTCATTGCCAGCAGCGTCATGAGCAAGAAGATTGCCGCCGGGGCCGACGCCATCGTACTGGACGTCAAGGCGGGAAAAGGGGCCTTCATGCAAAGGCCGGAGGATGCCTTCGGGCTGGCCCGGACCATGGTGGAAATAGGAAATCAGGTGGGGCGGCGCACCGTTGCCCTGGTTACCGGGATGGACCAGCCCCTGGGCTACGCCGTGGGCAATGCCCTGGAGGTGAAGGAAGCCATAGCCGCCCTGAAAGGCAATGGCCCGGCAGACCTGCTGGAACTGTGCCTTTCCCTGGGGTCGGTAATGCTCCTGCTGGCCGGCCGGGCTGGGAATCTTGAAGAAGGGCGCAATATCCTGGCCGGTTTGCTGGAAAGCGGCAGGGCCCTGGATAAGTTTGAAGAATTTATTGCCGCCCAGGGCGGCGACCGGCGCATCACGGAAAATGAAAACCTTCTGCCGGCCGCCGGGATCGTGGAGAGCCTGCCGGCGCCGCGCCCCGGTTGCGTCCAGGCCGTCCACGCCGGAAGAATCGGGCGGGCCGCCATGCTGCTGGGGGCGGGCCGGGAGAATAAGGAGTCGCAGATTGACCTTTCGGTGGGTGTAGTTTTAAACAAAAAAGCGGGCGACCGGGTGCAGGCCGGGGAACCTTTGGCGGTGCTGCACGCCAGCGATGCACGCCGCCTGGAGGCAGCGCGGGAAGTTGTCCTGCAGGCGTACACCATCGGGGAACAGAAGCCGGAACCGCAGCCTCTCGTTTACGGCATGGTTCCGGAAAAAATTTAA